In the genome of Populus alba chromosome 11, ASM523922v2, whole genome shotgun sequence, one region contains:
- the LOC118038273 gene encoding uncharacterized protein, which produces MGGGFRVLHLVRPFLSFLPEVQSADRKIPFREKVIYTVIALFIFLVCSQLPLYGIHSTTGADPFYWMRVILASNRGTVMELGITPIVTSGLVMQLLAGSKIIEVDNNVREDRALLNGAQKLLGILIAVGEAVAYVLSGMYGSVGQLGVGNAILIIIQLCFAGIIVICLDELLQKGYGLGSGISLFIATNICENIIWKAFSPTTINSGRGAEFEGAVIALFHLLITRTDKVRALREAFYRQNLPNVTNLLATVLIFLIVIYFQGFRVVLPVRSKNARGQQGSYPIKLFYTSNMPIILQSALVSNLYFISQLLYRRYSGNFLVNLLGKWKESEYSGGQFVPVGGLAYYITAPSSLADMAANPFHALFYFVFMLSACALFSKTWIEVSGSSARDVAKQLKEQQMVMPGHRESNLQKELNRYIPTAAAFGGICIGALTVLADFMGAIGSGTGILLAVTIIYQYFETFEKEKASELGFFGF; this is translated from the exons atgGGAGGTGGATTTAGGGTGCTTCATCTTGTCAGACCATTTCTGTCATTTCTTCCTGAAGTTCAGAGTGCTGACAGAAAAATTCCCTTTCGTGAGAAGGTCATATACACCGTGAttgctctttttattttcttggtgtgCAGTCAACTCCCATTGTATGGCATTCATTCGACAACCGGTGCTGATCCTTTCTACTGGATGCGTGTTATTCTTGCATCCAACCGTGGTACTGTCATGGAGCTTGGTATCACTCCAATTGTGACATCTGGGCTAGTAATGCAACTGCTTGCTGGCTCAAAGATCATTGAAGTGGACAACAACGTCCGTGAAGATCGTGCACTATT AAACGGTGCGCAGAAGTTGCTAGGTATCCTGATAGCTGTTGGTGAAGCGGTGGCATATGTGCTCTCAGGGATGTATGGCAGTGTTGGCCAACTTGGGGTAGGAAATGCCATTCTTATCATCATTCAGCTTTGTTTTGCTGGGATCATTGTGATATGTTTGGATGAGCTTCTTCAGAAAGGATACGGTTTAGGCTCTGGAATTTCCCTTTTCATAGCAACCAATATCTG TGAAAACATTATTTGGAAAGCATTTAGTCCAACCACCATCAATAGTGGGCGTGGTGCTGAATTTGAAGGAGCTGTCATTGCTTTATTCCATCTGCTGATAACCCGAACAGACAAAGTTCGTGCTCTCCGAGAGGCATTTTACCGGCAGAATCTTCCAAATGTGACAAATCTTCTCGCTACAGTCTTGATCTTTCTTATTGTCATCTACTTCCAAGGGTTCCGTGTGGTTTTACCTGTAAGGTCAAAGAATGCTCGTGGGCAGCAGGGTTCATATCCGATCAAGCTGTTCTACACCTCTAACATGCCCATTATTTTGCAGTCTGCTCTTGTATCGAACCTGTACTTCATCTCCCAG TTGTTGTACAGGAGATACAGTGGAAACTTCCTTGTGAATCTTTTGGGCAAATGGAAGGAATCTGAATATTCAGGTGGTCAGTTTGTCCCTGTTGGTGGCCTTGCATATTATATTACTGCACCCTCAAG CTTAGCTGATATGGCAGCAAATCCTTTCCATGCACTTTTCTATTTTGTGTTTATGTTGTCAGCATGTGCTCTCTTCTCAAAAACGTGGATTGAAGTATCTGGATCATCTGCTAGAGATGTAGCCAAGCAGCTCAAG GAACAACAAATGGTTATGCCGGGGCATCGCGAGTCCAACTTACAGAAAGAGTTGAACCGTTACATACCCACTGCCGCAGCTTTTGGAGGCATTTGCATTGGTGCACTGACAGTGTTGGCAGATTTCATGGGAGCTATCGGCTCAGGAACAGGAATACTACTCGCAGTTACAATAATTTATCAGTACTTTGAGACCTTTGAGAAGGAAAAGGCCAGCGAGCTTGGCTTCTTTGGCTTCTAA